CGCCGGCCGGGTCGGCGCGTAGTTGGTAGGTGACCTCGGTCTCGCGCTCGCCCAGCGGACGCATGACCCATTCGCCGCTGAGCCGGCGCACCCGGATCAGCCCGGGCGCAGCCGGCACCCGTCCGGGCTCGGCGCTCAGGTGACGGACCAAGGTGTCGCTGTCGAGGCGCTCGGTGCGCACCTTGAGCACCATGTCGCGGGGCTTGGCCGGCCAGGGCAGGGCGGTGGTGAGGTAGACCCAGGTGGTGTCGCCGTCCACCTCCAGCAGGCGCATGTCGGCGCAGGCGTACAGCCATTTACAGGCCACCCGCAGGTTCTCCTGCAGGTCGGTGAGGGTGCGCAGGCTGGCCTTGATCCGGGTGATGCCGCGGAACTGCTGGTAGGCCGAACCCTCAACGCTGCTCAGGTAGACATCGATGCCGTCTTCCTGGTGGGCGAGTTGCCAGTCGTCTGCCCACGGCAAGGTGCCCGGCAGCAGGAGCAGCAGGACAAACAGAGGGC
This window of the Pseudomonas mosselii genome carries:
- a CDS encoding START domain-containing protein gives rise to the protein MPLLRPLFVLLLLLPGTLPWADDWQLAHQEDGIDVYLSSVEGSAYQQFRGITRIKASLRTLTDLQENLRVACKWLYACADMRLLEVDGDTTWVYLTTALPWPAKPRDMVLKVRTERLDSDTLVRHLSAEPGRVPAAPGLIRVRRLSGEWVMRPLGERETEVTYQLRADPAGDVPGWLANRFVVDAPMVTLKTLRAVAERQP